The Toxorhynchites rutilus septentrionalis strain SRP chromosome 3, ASM2978413v1, whole genome shotgun sequence genome includes a region encoding these proteins:
- the LOC129777880 gene encoding latrophilin Cirl — protein MTRTQQIESYYSSSVFGSLLTTMASNSKTTGSTNYSSSSRSRNCSSSSSRSRRRKRFRAPAASCFHWSVWSSVALLLITLPTLNFAIAPKYETAYACEGKTLMIECENGDLINLIRANYGRFSITICNDHGNVDWSVNCMSPKSLRVLHSKCAQKQNCSVLASTNMFGDPCPGTHKYLEAHYQCVSAAQSSTTTNRPSPPWLKTSQPIVWSTSTVRNPVLSKLNFSDPLAGFGVTAAVSTSLATTAKMKPTTPYKQQTLMVNQQSPPSFRNKGFDNKSVNDDLAIIKTISDVASGKKQKNTDKVEGVPEDDEDFGNDEDYFPTQTAVLSNANRDRDSDGSKSYGESNVSVGGSTSSKRNDNHNTPNSSSSSSSSGSNNSGSNSNSNSVSGTSDSNANKNAVNNVLDVSHACGPTSARNLFWNVTRVGEANVQPCPGGATGIAKWRCVAIGSLTPEQRMHLQHEQQQQQQQSLLDDNNKSDISFNSNLSGRNGAGMGDSGAVATWYSYQPDLTQCRSLWLNNLEIRVNQQDSSLISIANDLSQVTSSKTLYGGDMLVATKIIQTMSQKMHFDIETIPDQRQREALVYELLNSVVKTGSNLLDQSQHASWLDLSVEDQMRVATSLLTGLEDNAFLLADTILRERHVVQKVKNILLSIRVLETRNFVKNEVFPDSSQERWQVSNDQIELPKAALIENSEGGLVRIVFVAFDRLEQILRPQFSNIQQTRVDQNKLEQDDSAVGSGRGEVSPAPRQRLLNSKVISASLGKGRHIQLSQPIRMILKHLRTKNVSNPTCVFWNYIDHAWSEDGCYVENTNATHTVCMCNHLTNFALLIDAIDETQLSLLSIIDDDLKILIYISVAIFIVIIVIALFSLKLFNGVFTKFRNGRGHHLAANNAADLHLPNHLQPHGLVGPGQHHLGADLDVNIHQHQQYNSAAGLMATDGHIIRGGHNHHNNNNLVTTTFNNLAPVGGGPGGPVGVGYETATHHRLAAQERINNNQINSRSKLLLLPYKPHHQHL, from the exons ATGACTCGTACACAGCAAATAGAGTCCTATTATTCTTCATCAGTATTCGGCTCACTACTCACAACAATGGCAAGCAATAGCAAAACTACCGGTAGCACCAATTATAGTAGCAGTAGCAGAAGTAGGaactgcagcagcagcagtagtcgTAGTAGACGACGGAAAAGGTTTCGGGCACCAGCGGCCAGCTGCTTCCACTGGAGCGTTTGGAGCAGTGTGGCGTTGTTGCTTATTACGCTCCCAACGCTCAATTTCGCGATTGCGCCGAAATACGAAACAGCCTATGCCTGCGAGGGGAAAACGCTGATGATCGAGTGCGAAAACGGCGACCTCATTAACCTGATCCGGGCTAACTATGGGCGCTTTTCTATTACGATCTGCAACGACCACGGGAACGTAGACTGGAGCGTGAACTGCATGTCACCCAAAAGCTTGCGGGTGTTGCATTCGAAGTGTGCCCAAAAGCAAAACTGCTCGGTCCTGGCCTCGACTAACATGTTCGGTGACCCGTGTCCCGGAACGCACAAATATCTGGAGGCACACTATCAGTGTGTTTCGGCGGCGCAGTCCTCCACCACGACGAACCGGCCCAGTCCGCCCTGGCTGAAGACGTCCCAGCCCATCGTGTGGAGTACATCAACGGTGCGGAATCCGGTGCTGAGCAAGTTGAACTTCTCCGATCCGCTGGCGGGCTTTGGAGTAACCGCAGCGGTGTCGACCAGTTTGGCGACGACGGCTAAAATGAAACCAACGACGCCTTACAAGCAGCAGACGCTCATGGTGAACCAGCAGTCGCCGCCATCGTTCCGCAACAAAGGATTTGACAACAAGAGTGTGAATGATGATTTAGCAATTATTAAAACAATTAGTGACGTAGCCAGTGGCAAGAAGCAGAAGAATACCGACAAAGTGGAAGGTGTCCCGGAGGACGATGAAGATTTTGGTAACGACGAAGACTATTTTCCGACGCAAACGGCAGTATTATCCAACGCTAATAGAGATAGAGATAGTGACGGTAGCAAGAGCTACGGCGAAAGCAATGTTTCAGTAGGTGGAAGCACTAGCAGTAAGAGAAATGATAATCACAACACccccaacagcagcagcagcagcagtagtagtGGTAGTAacaatagtggtagtaatagtaatagtaatagcgTAAGTGGTACCAGCGATAGTAACGCTAACAAGAATGCTGTGAATAATGTGCTTGATGTGAGTCACGCGTGTGGTCCAACGTCGGCACGaaatttgttttggaatgtGACACGCGTTGGGGAAGCCAATGTACAGCCGTGCCCCGGTGGGGCGACAGGTATTGCCAAGTGGCGATGTGTAGCAATAGGATCGCTGACGCCCGAGCAGCGTATGCATTTACAGcacgagcagcagcagcaacaacaacaatcatTACTAGATGATAATAACAAAAGTGATATTAGTTTTAATAGTAATCTTAGCGGTAGGAACGGAGCGGGAATGGGTGACAGCGGGGCTGTGGCCACATGGTATTCATATCAGCCGGATTTAACGCAGTGTCGATCGCTGTGGCTCAACAATTTGGAGATTCGGGTCAACCAGCAGGATTCGTCGCTAATATCGATAGCGAACGATTTGTCGCAAGTGACAAGCAGTAAGACTTTGTACGGCGGTGACATGCTGGTAGCCACCAAGATTATCCAGACGATGTCTCAGAAGATGCACTTCGACATCGAGACGATCCCGGACCAGCGGCAGCGGGAAGCACTTGTTTACGAATTGTTGAATAGTGTAGTAAAAACGGGAAGCAATCTGTTGGATCAGTCCCAACACGCCAGCTGGCTGGATTTGAGTGTGGAGGATCAAATGAGGGTGGCAACCTCACTTCTCACCGGCTTGGAGGACAATGCTTTCCTTCTGGCGGATACCATCCTGAGGGAGCGCCATGTGGTGCAGAAGGTGAAGAATATCCTTCTGTCGATTCGTGTCCTCGAGACGCGAAACTTCGTCAAGAACGAAGTTTTCCCCGACTCTAGCCAGGAGCGGTGGCAGGTCAGTAATGATCAAATAGAGCTACCCAAGGCCGCACTGATCGAAAACAGCGAGGGTGGTCTCGTGAGGATAGTATTTGTGGCATTCGATCGGTTGGAACAAATTTTGAGGCCACAGTTTAGCAATATTCAGCAGACACGCGTCGACCAGAACAAACTGGAGCAAGACGACAGTGCTGTTGGTTCTGGAAGAGGCGAGGTGAGCCCAGCACCGCGGCAACGATTGCTGAATAGTAAGGTAATTTCCGCGAGTCTTGGAAAAGGGAGACACATACAGCTTTCCCAGCCGATCCGTATGATTTTGAAGCACTTGCGGACAAAAAATGTATCCAACCCAACGTGCGTTTTCTGGAACTACATCGATCACGCGTGGTCCGAAGATGGCTGTTATGTGGAGAATACAAACGCCACCCATACGGTGTGCATGTGCAATCATCTCACCAATTTCGCGCTCCTAATAGACGCTATAGATGAAACTCAACTATCACTCCTCTCCATTATCGATGATGATTTGAAGATTCTAATCTACATTAGTGTAGCTATCTTTATCGTGATAATAGTGATCGCACTATTCTCGCTGAAGCTTTTCAACGGGGTGTTTACGAAGTTCCGTAACGGTCGAGGACACCACCTGGCCGCGAATAATGCGGCCGATTTGCATCTACCCAATCACTTACAACCTCACGGATTGGTGGGTCCCGGTCAGCACCATCTGGGAGCCGACTTGGATGTTAACATTCACCAACATCAGCAGTATAACAGTGCCGCCGGACTGATGGCCACCGATGGTCATATTATACGTGGTGGCCACAACCATCACAACAATAACAATTTGGTTACGACCACATTCAACAATCTGGCGCCCGTCGGCGGTGGTCCAGGAGGACCAGTGGGCGTGGGGTACGAAACTGCCACCCACCACCGGCTTGCCGCGCAGGAGCGTATCAATAACAAT CAAATCAACAGCCGCAGCAAGCTACTGCTACTACCTTACAAACCACATCATCAACATCTATAA